One region of Miscanthus floridulus cultivar M001 chromosome 19, ASM1932011v1, whole genome shotgun sequence genomic DNA includes:
- the LOC136529914 gene encoding AT-hook motif nuclear-localized protein 27-like codes for MASSKWWEQAALDFPPPQQRQRQQPQPHHQAPALATAPAAPTAPAGASPEGGGKQQGQQQAAGAAAGAIVPLRRPRGRPLGSKNKPKPPVIITRDSPDALHSHVLEVAPGADVSACVAEYARRRGRGVCVLGASGAVGDVAVRGAAAPLRGRFELLSVTGTVLPPPAPPEASGLAVLVSAGQGQVLGGCVVGPLVAAGAVTIFAATFANAVYERLPLADAPELLDVKPDLSTATSAGGQDVQQPQLPMVPSQQPPLAMGAGGYADHRSPPYPWGGGV; via the coding sequence ATGGCCAGCAGCAAGTGGTGGGAGCAGGCGGCTCTGGACttcccgccgccgcagcagcgccAGCGCCAGCAGCCGCAGCCACACCACCAGGCGCCGGCGCTAGCCACGGCGCCAGCAGCTCCCACGGCGCCCGCGGGGGCCTCGCCGGAGGGCGGCGGCAAGCAGCAGGGCCAGCAGcaagcggcgggcgcggcggcgggggcCATCGTGCCGCTGCGTCGGCCGCGGGGCCGGCCGCTGGGGTCCAAGAACAAGCCCAAGCCGCCGGTGATCATCACGCGGGACAGCCCCGACGCGCTCCACTCGCACGTGCTCGAGGTGGCGCCGGGCGCCGACGTGTCCGCGTGCGTGGCGGAGTACGCGCGCCGCCGGGGCCGCGGCGTCTGCGTCCTGGGCGCGTCGGGCGCGGTCGGGGACGTGGCCGTGCGCGGCGCCGCGGCGCCGCTCCGGGGGCGGTTCGAGCTCCTCTCCGTCACGGGCACCGTGCTGCCTCCACCGGCCCCGCCCGAGGCGTCGGGCCTCGCCGTGCTCGTCTCCGCCGGCCAGGGCCAGGTCCTCGGCGGCTGCGTCGTGGGCCCGCTCGTCGCCGCCGGGGCCGTCACGATCTTCGCCGCGACCTTCGCCAACGCGGTCTACGAGCGCCTCCCGCTCGCCGATGCCCCCGAGCTCCTCGACGTCAAGCCCGACCTCTCCACCGCTACCTCGGCTGGTGGGCAAGATGTGCAGCAGCCACAGCTGCCAATGGTGCCCTCCCAGCAACCTCCTCTGGCCATGGGCGCGGGCGGCTACGCTGACCACCGCTCGCCGCCGTACCCGTGGGGAGGCGGCGTATGA